Within the Lacerta agilis isolate rLacAgi1 chromosome Z, rLacAgi1.pri, whole genome shotgun sequence genome, the region CCAAATCAATTGAACTCTATAACAAATCCATTTACTAATTGTACTATCCAAATATGGACAATCTGACAACCTAAATTTGCACCTATTATGTCTCCATTATTCCTATTATCagatcaccccccaaaaaattccagCAAGGCAATTTGAACACTGGGAATCCAAAGGTTTAGACACATTACAAGATGTATATACCAATAATCAACCAATATCTATTAACCTGATAAAATTAACTTTGTCAAATCTTTACACAAACTAGATTTTAATAAAATTCATAGTTTTATTATAAAAGAACATGTAAAAATACAAGCTTTGAGACTTTTAAAGCACAATGGGTGGGGGGAATGATTAGTTTCTAAATTGTACTCTAGCTTAGGGATCTATGCAGCAACTTAAAAAGATAGGGGAACTAGATACTGGCACACAAATTATTCCCAAGGATTGGAGTAAAATTTGGGAATTGTGACCCTTAAAATCTGTTTCCGTTTTTTCTTAAAATTATTACACAGATGGTATCACACTCCTTTGCAAaggtaaaaaaaatgttttcttctatATCGCCTAATTGTTGGAGGGGTTGCAATAAACTTTGTACATCTTGTCATTTATGGTAGGAATGTCCATTTGTGAAAGATTTTTGGAATTTGATTTTGACAGAAATGATAGATGTTACTAAATAAACTATTGTTTGTTGCCAAAATCTGATGTTATTGAATATTTTTGTGGATACCAATGTAAATATATTGTCAGAAAGAATGGGTCTTATATATTATCTTGGCAGCAACTCAATGGAAACCAGCCCAAAATCTGACACTGGGTGTTTGATGCCACTCACTCTGAAATATAGATGTAGTGGAGAAATTCACACATAATTTGAGATTTTGACAAGGACTAGGTTCTCCAGGgactcaggtggtgctgtggtctaaaccactgagcctcttgggcttgccgatcagaaggttggtggttcgaatccccgtgatggggtgagctcccgttgctcggtcccagcttctgccaacctagcagttcaaaagcacgccaaaaagtgtaagtacataaataggtaccgctccagcgggaaggtaaacagtgtttccatgcgctgctctggtttcagtattccgttgtgccagaagttgcttagtcatgctggccacatgacccacaaaaactgtctgcggacaaatgccggctcgctcggcctgtaaagtgagaggagcaccgcaacccaagagtcgtctgcgactggacttcactgtcaggggtcctttatctttacctttaggTTCTCCAGACACCTTTTATATTATTTGAAATTCCTTTAtgacaggagtcagcaaactttttcagcagggggccggtccactgtccctcagacattgtggggggccggactatattttgaaaaaaaaatgtgaatgaatgccccacaaataacccagagatgcattttaaataaaaggacacattctattctacttgtgtaaaaacacactgattcccggaccgcccatgggccaaatttagaaggcgattgggccgcatccggcccccgggccttagtttggggacccctgctttacgACATATACAACATCGCTTTCAGGACAATCCTTGTCACAAGCCTGTCAAATCTGGAACTAGACTTGATGATCTGATGAAGCTGACAGTTTTTACTTAGACTTTGCTATTCTAACTCATGTGCATGCCTATTTTATGGTTTTGTTcttcatattttaatttttgtctgtGTTATAATTGTCCTTTCTGTTTGAATTACATTatacaatgaaataataatagagaaaagaagaagagggattTTCCTCACAGTCACAGCAAAAGGGGAGGGTTCAATCTCCCCTTCATTCAGCCTCTGATCCCACTAATTATCACCCCTTGCTGAGGcaaactgcattttttaaagaaacaaaaaacaaacacaccacctTGCAGACTAGATAATACGTATTTAAAATCACCTACAGTTTGCCCTTGTGTGTGTGGCTGTAAACCAGTTCAAAATTCAAGTTTTAGTAAGACTGCTGTACTGCagattatatatctatattgGACAAAGGGGAGGCTGGTcaggcaaaagatccctgcattgcagggagttgggccaGGGGGCCCTTatagtcccttctaactctacaattctatgattctaaggtgaGGTAGAGCCCTACCATTATTTTTTCTGCACTTCAAAAATCCAAAACTCTCTAGCAAAGCCATATCCATAAATTTCCTATAACTGAGGGTAGAGTGTCAGCAAATTTGTCAATTTGAGTTTCTCTCTGTTCTTCAGTTCTGCAGCCTCAAGTTCAAATcgccaggggcgtcgcaagggggggcggggggcgggccgcccttagttccaggggaggaggggtgacactatggccggcccctcccaccccgccccgaTGGGCGGACCCGAacggggcatgtcgcctttcccccacTTCCAGCTGGTCACGActccccgccgaaaaaaaccgctgggagggggaggaaaggaagcagaacagggcacattcaagccctgctctgcttgtttttcccctttccgccgcttttttcggcgggggggggggtcggacccgcgagggggtgtgtcaaacttgtcaccccctccccgctggtcaccaccccccgccgaaaaaaaccgctgggagggggaggaaaggaagcagaacagggtgCATTCAAGTCCTGCTCtgcttgtttttcccctttccgccgcttttttcggcgggggggtcggacccgcgaggggggtgtcaaacttgtcaccccctccccgctggtcaccaccccccgccgaaaaaaagcctcggaaagggggaaatcccccctttctgcatccacgtgcgtcgtgacgtcatgatgacgtcacgacacacTCGTGCCCctccccaggggggtgcctctgtgctgccgccgcccccagcagcgcagaggttagctacgccactgcaaatcgccacatttccaaatcagcttgagctgctttaaaagaaaagtcctcatgagaattcaccagcctttttttgtgtgtgagcttctcctaatatacattttttcctatggggaaaaaatacTGCACCCCAATTTCACAGCAGCACTTTTTTGTCAATCAGAATTGATCTCAACTGATTAATTAAACCAATTTGTTGATTAAACCTTGCAGAGCTAGCTAGACTTCTGGTCTTTCCCAAATGATACGACTATCCATACCTGGGCTTGCAGAGAGAGGGCACAGTGTTGCTTAGGAGAAagacatacatcacagaaggcaAGACagatgacctccagatgttgccaggaCTACAGCATCCTAGAAATTCATTgtcctggctggtgctgatgggagttggagtccagcaacacctgcagatTCTACACCCTGGATATAAAGAGAGAACTCACAGCATAACCCTCAGCTGCCAGTGAACCTCACTTATTCCCAGCTCTGGAACTTGTCGTGCTTGGTATTCATACCAGCAAATCATATGCCAGCCCAGTCATTGGTCTTGCCTTCCCCAGCATTcctctggtgggagggctggCTGGCTTTCTTTATATTTAAATGCTGGACAACCATGCAGGTATGCATTCATCCACCTGtggctttattttgttttctaagtGCAAACTCCACTCCCACCCCAGTGCAAACATGGTCCAAGGATTAGGGGAACAGACAATCACAACGGGCCAGTCAATCTGTGCCACAAAAAAGCTGCTTTTTGTTTCAGATTTTCTAAATtgactgccccctcccccccccccggctgaatTAGACACTAGAGGAATAGGTACATTCTGATGGACCGCCACAGGTCCTGCTGTTCTAAACATGTCACTGCTGTATTCACATTTAAATAGCAACCCATCAGCTGCAGGTTAAAAActgatttgctttgctttttgcccTGCTTTTTGGTTAAGACACTTTGATTTTTAACAGCAGAtgcataccttttttttttttttgctatttccttaaaaaatagGCACACTTAAATAATACATTGCAAAAGGTTTGTTCTTAAGAGCATATGCAAATAGAACAAACTTTTCTACAGGTGAGCTCATCCTCACTGTTTTACTGTACAAGCCACTGTTCTGGGCATGCCTCTGTATTGGAAAAGCTGAGAACAGTGGCTCATACAGAAGCCCAACGGGCAGCCTCCTCCCAGGATAATTGCCTTGAGGTTACATGAGCCCTTAATGGTCTGTAGTTCACCTTGCACACTATCTCATGGCACACTAATGTATCCAGCCTGGCAAGGACACAGCTCTTTGTTGCTAAGCTTTAAAGAAGAATTGCTGGAGATATATCATCAGGTTGGTGGCAAAACACTGGTTAATACATACAGTAATCTAATATAGCGCTAAGCTGGTCATGCGGCCTAGAGCTTTCGCACACTATAGCAGAGGCACACCAGAAGGAGCAGAGCGTGGCACATCTGTCGGTAGAACATTACAGAGAAGGACAATGcagtgtgcctccccccccccaatttcttggATGCACATTCTCAAGGCTGTATGCACCCTTCTTGGAATGCTTCTTATCTTAGGGAGTCGTCGCATATGTGCAGCACACGCATCCCAAATCGATCAGGCACACTGTGGaaagcagcattaaaaagaaCAACCAGACAGGCATGCACCATCCTTTACACAAATCTTTACACAAATCCATGACTTCAGTGGGAATGtgaatgaggggtgtgtgtgtgtgtaatgctgaGAGAGGATAAACCCacaggtcagtggcagagcacatgcactgcatgcaaaaggttcaatcccaggcatcgtTTGCTGAAAGGGTGGGATAGACCTCTTGGCCCGAGATGCTGTAGAGTTTGGTCAGCCAGAGCAGAGAGTCCTGGCCTGGATAAAAGGGTCCAGTTGAGCTTAAGGCAGTTGCCCCAAGGCAACCTTGTAAGCTGGTGGCCAAAGAAGGCTTCTTGCTTCAAAAGTGTATGCTCTTTCTCAGCAGAACCTAGGAAACCATAAGCCAACTCTCACGAAGCATAATAACAAGCCCATTGTTTGGAGAGAGAGCAAGAATGAGAGAGAAGGTGGTGGAATCATTTATACGAGTCAAATTTGGCCCTTGTGATAGCATGTAGAAGATGAGCTTTACATAGTGCATATGGACACAGCGGAATAAATAGTGCTTCTATTTACAATAAGATTTCAGCCTGGTTGTTGTTTGTTGCGGCCGGGGATGGCTTGCTTTTAACCCCCTCCGTCCCACCTTTCGAGCCGTCGATAAAGAGCAGGCGTGGAGTCCAGAGGCCAAGGAGGATTCTCTTGTACTCCTTCCGGAAATTCTGGTTGAGAAGGCCATATATCACGGCATTGAGGCAGCTGTTAAAGTAAGCCATGAAGTAGCTCACCACAAAAAGCCACTCTGGAATCTGTGGGATGATCTTCGAAGGGTTGATGGAGACCGCCAGGCCAATGAAGTTTAACGGCCCCCAGCACACTGCAAACAGGACAAAGACCACAAACATGGTCAGGAAGTTCCGCACGTCAGCTGTACGCACTTTCTGCTTGCAGTCTTGCCTCACCCGGTGCTTGACCTGGATCACGAGGATCCAGATCCGAAGGTAGCAGAAGGTCACGATGGAGAGAGGGATGATGAAATGGACCACCACCACGGTGATGGTGTATGACATGCTCACCGTCTGAGCGAAAGTGCAGGAATAAATCCTCTGGTCGTACTGCAGGGAGCCCACAAAAAAGTTTGGCAGGATAGCCACCAGGGTCAGCAGCCACGTCAGGCAAAGGTAGCCACAGGTGTTCTTCAGGTTGAAGAGCTTGTCGTACCGGAGGCTGTGGCAAATGTAGCAGTACCTGTTGATGGCGATGGCTGTGATGTTGAAGATGGAGCCAATCACGCTGAGACCCATGAGGAAGCCACTGATCTGGCAGTGGATGTCACCCATGGTCCATTCATTGTGGAAGATGGCGGTCAATATAAGAGGGTAGGGATAGACAGCCACCACAAGGTCTGCCACAGACAGGCTGACCACAAAGATATTGcctaggtgggggtggggagagagacaaagaaatAGTTAAACCCCTGGCTTGTGTAAATACTAATATCCAAAGAACATCTGTCCCAGCTTTCAGGGCACACCACAGTTTATAGAAGAGTTCTGAAGCATAAAATTGCACCAGATTTAAACTTCAGCCACTGGTTTAAAACCGTTAGCAGCTAATAAAAATTGTACGGTATTTGTTTCTCTGACTTTCAAGTTGTGAAATGAAGAGGCCAGAGAAATGCACTGTTATGGTCCCCGCTTATTGCATGTGTCtatcacaaaacaaaatggaatgcTCTTTTCGGAGGGGTATATTTGGGTGAAGTGAACTATTTTGATTTGTTTCCAATGAACAGTAACTGGAAACTTTCAAATCACATCACCACCATACATTGGAAGCATGCACATATGACTTTAAGagtcatggtttctcccaaaagaatcctgggaactgtagtttgttaagggtctcccatcatccctcattattggctgataggagttggcagtgctttttttctatataaaaaaaaatgtttagggttactctcattttctgCAAAGGCAAGGGTTGCCCATGTCTGTTCTGTTCTTGTTGGAGGGAAGCAATAAAGTTTTTGTCCGGCTTTGTGATTCGTGTTCTCTAAGCCTTCCATGACACCCATTATGCTCCTTAGCAGCTTTCTCCCAAGCTTTCTCCCAAGTAAAAGTACTGTGAGGTGTTAGGAGACTCTTATTCTcttcacagaactgcaattcccagagttccatgggaaggggtattgattgttaaaccactttgggaatatAGCTTTGTAGTAGTAATCGCAGTGGAATTCTTGGGCAGGAGTAGGGAATAATTCTACTCAATACAAAGTGATCAATTCAATCAACTGCAAATTCCTCCACTCCCTTGGGCACCCAGATCACTGCAGTTGGGTATTTCTGATTCCTTCCATTGGCTTGCCAAATGGATCCATTCCAAGAATCTGAAAATATAAGTTCTGAGTTGATATTGTTATTTAGAAGCCATACCGgttttgtaaacacacacacacacagaggttttGAAAAATGCTGGCCAAGagctaataaaaatatatagaaaggTCAACTGAATTTAAGAAAGCAAAGGGGGGTAAAAGCTAAGAAAGTGGAAAAGTAAATATTTAGTGTGGTTGGGGAGGCAATAAAAGTGTTTGCAAACAGATAATAGAATTTGGCATACAGTCAGAAATAAGCCTGCCATATGCTCCTGTAGCCCCAGAAAGATAAACACGAGAATCTTGTTGTGGACTATAACTTTGAAAAATTTACAGAAAACATATTTATCTCCAGATCCTTCCCATCACTGATCTTCACTCTCCTGCTCCCCATGCATTTCAAGTATTCAGCTGGGAAAGAACTATAAAGTTCCTTCTGTTGTTTGGGAACACAGCAACAAGGAAGCCACAACAGTTCCGATCTTGTGCTGTTGGATGTGCAGATGGATAAggacgtaggaagctgccttatactgagactaTGGGGCCCTTCTAGCTCAGCCCAGTCTACCCTGATcatcagctctccagggttccaggcagcgtcttctcccatccctaccttgAGGTGTCACAGACTGGTCCAGGGACCTTCTCagtgcaaagaagatgctctatcactgaactaTGGTGCTtcccagggtgtgtgtgagagaagaagTAGCCCAGCTCAGGAGTTAAGTTCAGGAGAGTGTAGAGAGAACTAGGCTTTTCCAGGGCAGACCCAACATATTGTGCTGTCTGAAGCAATAAAGAAGTCAGGCTTGCTACACTAGCAGGCCCTCCCACTCATTCCGTTAAGTGGAGCTGTAGACTTCTGCCCTAAAGTCCTGCTCAggtgagcaggtgacagcaaaggttgcaaggtttttttaGCTGGgacaatcagaataagatccactatttgactattgattcaaaaccctaaaatgtattttaaataattgactttttagtttctattctttgtatatcatattgttttattgctatggccgatggctgacaaAAATTAAGATTCATTCATAGTGTTCCTGATCAACAATGCCCTGGGAGGTGGCATCTGAGGACTTTCTAGGGCTCTGGTCTGTCAATTTTTCCAATCTGGTAGCCAGAAGTTGAGCAGGCACAAGATACTGTTCTGTTGCAGAGGCAGAATACAATTCTCCAAGTATTTATCCTAGGCCTGACCAATCCAGAGGCTTCATTCTGCCTCCCAATCAATCACAGAAGCTGTTCCACAATGATGAGGACACAGAGGTCTGAGCCTTTGGCAGAACTCACCAAACAAGGCCTCAACCTTGGACCTCACAGTTCTCTGTTCAAGGCAGTGGAAACCCCTGACAGAATCCAGTGTAACACTGCAAATGTTTAACCTGGCAGAGGGCAAACGAGAAGCAGAGATTCACAACCACTTGAAGATAATGCTCTTTCTTATTCAAACACTGCAATCTGTCAACAGACACTGAGAAAAGTGAGACTGGCATGTGGGATTGCCTAGTACATAGTGCTGAAGTAAAACACGAACGGGCACTGAGGAAGTACCTGTCGCTTGAGAGGCAACCATTAAATTCATGGGATCACATGCCATCCACCACCATCACAATGACTGAAGGCAGCAGACAAGGAGCATTCGCAAGAATCTGACATAACGATGAAAGTTTACTACAGCAATCCATTTGGCACTGACAACACTCTATAAATTCTGCTCAAATGAGAGTCTGGAATGATCATGTGCTTTTGAATGTTCTGCACCACCTgcaatctctgccaagcagtagcaggattccaggggttccatgcactcacccagggttgtgtttctgCTGGGAAAATTGAGGCACAGCAAAATCTActggctttaagaaatatggggcttattttacacatatttaacACCTAAAGTCTTCCATGGAGGGGGTGCAGAACATTATGCCCCAATAGTGTCCCTTGTTGCCCCTCCCATAGCATCAGCAAGCTTAACTCCAAACCAGCAGTCAGTGACGGTTTCTGGTCTTCTGTAAGAAGTTGGTCAT harbors:
- the GPR50 gene encoding melatonin-related receptor — protein: MMLDNNASCPDCRFHPEARHSLAAVLIFTIVVDILGNVLVIMSVLRNRKLRNAGNIFVVSLSVADLVVAVYPYPLILTAIFHNEWTMGDIHCQISGFLMGLSVIGSIFNITAIAINRYCYICHSLRYDKLFNLKNTCGYLCLTWLLTLVAILPNFFVGSLQYDQRIYSCTFAQTVSMSYTITVVVVHFIIPLSIVTFCYLRIWILVIQVKHRVRQDCKQKVRTADVRNFLTMFVVFVLFAVCWGPLNFIGLAVSINPSKIIPQIPEWLFVVSYFMAYFNSCLNAVIYGLLNQNFRKEYKRILLGLWTPRLLFIDGSKGGTEGVKSKPSPAATNNNQAEILL